The Engystomops pustulosus chromosome 1, aEngPut4.maternal, whole genome shotgun sequence genome has a window encoding:
- the LOC140084603 gene encoding uncharacterized protein: protein MHRSNTYNFDVKSALQVKARPQLWDKTYKDYSDNQKRENLWHEICLEMDSRWASLPSREKWRQEEELRKRWRSCRDRFRKDLAIKEKSGSSPTNRRPYQHFDELMFLAPTRSLRSTQGNFVDEDSNQTREADMEDESLPMSQGMDQDNVTFEEEMLSPVVAESPPPVPDESLPIAGRTRAVRRRNTQPTTANVSAIEIEAVNLLRKVGSEDLYDGFGHLVAGQCRNLPTEKQSTFMTFVVGIAEIFANTPILPGADIILKRLRNALAAPPPQLLPQILQQAAPGRRPTFSATALQQPVHLPRPPVPVYNPP, encoded by the exons ATGCACAGAAGCAATACGTACAATTTTGACGTTAAAAGTGCCTTGCAGGTCAAAGCCAGGCCCCAACTTTGGGACAAAACATATAAGGATTATTCTGACAATCAAAAGAGAGAAAATCTTTGGCATGAAATATGTCTGGAGATGGATAGTAGATGGGCTTCACTCCCATCGCGTGAAAAATGGAGGCAAG aagAGGAATTGCGCAAAAGATGGCGTTCTTGTAGAGACCGCTTCCGGAAAGATCTCGCAATTAAGGAAAAAAGTGGCTCTTCTCCCACCAACAGGAGGCCGTATCAACATTTCGACGAATTAATGTTCCTTGCACCAACACGGAGCCTGCGATC CACGCAAGGCAATTTTGTGGACGAAGACTCCAACCAGACGCGTGAAGCTGACATGGAAGATGAGTCGTTGCCAATGTCCCAAGGAATGGATCAAGATAATGTCACATTTGAAGAGGAAATGTTGTCTCCAGTGGTTGCAGAATCTCCCCCGCCTGTGCCTGATGAAAGTCTCCCGATTGCGGGACGTACTCGCGCAGTTCGACGCAGAAATACTCAGCCGACAACTGCAAATGTGTCGGCAATTGAGATTGAAGCAGTAAACTTACTGCGCAAGGTGGGTTCTGAAGATCTATATGATGGTTTTGGCCATCTTGTGGCCGGCCAATGTCGTAATTTGCCAACTGAAAAGCAAAGCACCTTCATGACATTTGTCGTTGGCATAGCTGAAATATTTGCTAACACACCAATTTTGCCTGGTGCAGATATCATCTTAAAACGCTTACGCAATGCACTTGCTGCACCACCACCCCAACTGCTTCCCCAAATTCTGCAACAAGCTGCTCCTGGCCGTAGACCCACATTTAGTGCAACTGCTTTACAACAGCCTGTACACTTGCCACGACCACCTGTACCCGTCTACAACCCACCATAA